Part of the Vigna unguiculata cultivar IT97K-499-35 chromosome 3, ASM411807v1, whole genome shotgun sequence genome, TTATCAAGGGTAGGATCAAGAGAAAAAATTTCATGATTAATTTCAACTACAAGAGTCAAGCCGAACCTGTGGAGAAGATTGAGCCAATTGGTTAGGATCAAAAGACACTGTCTTATCCAAAGGAGAAGTTTCCATATTTAAGATTGGTTCACTTCCTGCAGAATGATCCTCACACGATAATTTATCTTTacagtataattttatatttgggaTATCAAACATACTAACATCATGATTATGCACTTCACTTTCATTGCCACCATGGAGTGTagaatcaacataaaaaaaactatgctCATTAAATGTCACATtcataaagatataaaatttatttgatggtGGATGGTAAGCACAATAGCCTTTTTGAGTTGATCCATACccaacaaaaacacattttaaagctCGTTCTTCAAGTTTTGTACGTTAATGTGGGTGTAAGTGAACATATATAATACATCCAAAAATATGAGGTGGTAAAGAGACTATGGAAGGAAGGATACAATGATCAGACAACACATCTAAAGGCCTTCGAAAGTTAAGCACACTAGAAGGTGTTCGATTAATCAAATAAACTGCAGATCTCACAGCCTCACCCCATAAATGAGATGGGACATTACCATCTATCAAAAGTGATATTGTCACCTCTAATATAtgtctattttttctctcagccaccccattttgttgtggtgaatAAGGACATGTAGTTTGATCTAAGATGCTTTTGGAGTTCATGAACTCGATTAACTCAGTCTTAAAATATTCTCCTCCATTGTCTGATTGAATGACCTTAATGTGTGTATTAATTGAGTAACTATCATATGATGAAAGGAACGAAACACATTACACACATCACTTTTATGTTTAAGCAAATACACCCAAGTTACCCGAgtacaatcatcaacaaaattGATAAACCATTTTTTCCCATTATGTGTAGATTGTGGGGCAGGACCCCAAACATCTGTGTGGattaatgaaaaaggaaaatctGTTTTTTTATTGCTTAAAGGAAACACATCATGATGACTTTTTGCCATTACACaagtttcacaaataaaatcagAAATATTGCATTTATGAAATAGtgatggaaataatttttttagataaccAAAAGAGGGATGTCCCaatcttctatgccataaccaaatctcctttttgtttttatcgTGTATGTGTTCATTCGCAAGACAAGCCAACATTCCTTTATGGGTTTGTTGTGAGACATTTTCAAGATAATACAGTCCTTCTCTCTCTACCACTGTCAATCTTCTCCTTGGAATGGATGTTCTGGAAAAATAATGGGTTGGATAAAATAAGGCAACACAAGAATGTGATTTGGTTAACTTGCTGACAGAGAGAAGATTACAATTCAATGTAGGaacaaataaaacatcaaaGATTGATAAGGAGGGAGAGATGGATATAGTACCTACACCTTCAACTTCAATAGGAGATGAGATCCCATTGGCATTAATAATAGCAATTTTAGAACAATTaggagaaaaattaataaatttatgtggATCACAAGTCATATGATCGGTAGCACCTGAATCCATTATCCAATCACCACCCCTAGTAACAATAGAAAGATTAAGAGCATAGTTAGATATACCTCACAAATCTGACAACAGTAGAACTATGATTCTTAGGAATAGTTTCTTGCATATGGGTAGTAGCAGAAGTCCCAAAATCAAGTTTCTCCGACTGATTTTGATCGGAAGGAGCCatcagaaatattcaaataaagaagCATCACTTCCTATATTGTAGAGGATGTAAGTGTTTGGCTTTGATACCATATAGAAaagatttaaagaataattctgatgtattatttcaaagaataggataccatatatatacatacaaaagTGCTATAATTCCTCATCTATTAAAGGAATGAGTGCACAAATTTGctcacaaaaataataatgtctAAATTATAACTAATACAATATTTGACATATCTTAACAAAAAATACCTTAAGGTTGTGTTTGCTTTTGATGATGTATAATATTGGTGGATGGATGCGGGTGAGCATGTTGTTTGTTTCCGAGTATTTGAGGGTGACGATTTGTGGAAGGATACAAAATTGTTATCTTCACATATGAGCAGATTAAGGATGATTCACTGTATATGCAAAATTGAAAGACCACATTGCCCTCACATATATGTATGGGTTGTTGGATGATGATTTATCTTCTGTACTGTACTCAGaaccttttaaaaataacaatttaataaaatttatttcaacaatatatattatatttaaattaatcaataattaaactaatgaaagataaaattgacttgaaaatttaaattaattgaaaaataattgtatatgataaataatattagttgtataaaaattaattagctagttttatttaaaattaattttaattaattgtattttattttctattaaatttaaatataagggCAAAAATGGAAACttataatttaatctattaaaacttggtttaaataatattttggtcTTGTTTTTGTCcgatttgttcaatttggtcctttttttttGCGCGTTCGATTTGGTCCCTGATTTgctaaattatattcaattttgtccttttcatTGATGTCGTCCAAATTGATAATGATAAAGTGTACAACTGACACTGTTGACATGACGTGGCACTATTCACATTATGACTGATTAtgttttgttcaaataagtccatatttaattaaatttgttcaatttagtccatatattAGTTAAATTTAGTTTCATCTTCCATTTAATGaccttcaccaccaccaccaccacactaAAACCACTGCCAGCAacaatggtggtggtggtgaagggTCATTAAATGGAAGATGAacctaaattaaataaatttaactaaaatagggactaaattgaacaaatttaactaaaatagggagtaaattgaataaatttaactaaaataaggactaaattgaaaaaatttaactaaaataaaaatttctttaaacaaaACACAACTAGTCATAATGTGAACAGTGCCACGTCATGTCAATAGTGTCAGAGTGTACACTCTGTTGTTATCAATTTAAACGGTATCAACGAAAAGAACgaaattgaacataatttagCAAATCAGGAAGCAAATCGAACGCGtaaaaaaaggactaaattgaacaaactagACCAAAAGAGAGaccaaaatagtatttaaaccttaaaacttttatttttatcaataacatcaatcaaattatttctagACTTTCACAAACTTTATTTCTAATTCTCTTCGCTCTCACCTCcaaatcttttaaaacaaacaacacaaatttcacctttAAATCTCCTTAAATTTATCCACTTAGTCTCTTTCAAATCCATCTTCAAAAACAAACACACCCATAGATAAggcaaatttatattttgaaaagctTGCTCTAATTATTGATGATAAAGTGGTTTAATGAGCAAGTATATATTTTGACAGAAAATATAGTAAACAAATGAGACAATTATTAAATAAcgattaaatttaatatgttttattaatgAGCTAGattaatgttttatacaaaactttatAATAAGATTTAGAGGTAGtctttttgaaattaaataagattaaattataatatatatatatatataaagtttacctcataaattttttttatgagattgaattaagttttcatataatttaataaattttattcttaagtATAAAGTAATGTTGAATTAGTTAAGATGATTGCTTTATCTAATTCTTCGTTCATCTTTTGAACTCAACTTTTGTGAAGGGAATGCAGAGATTACACATTCTACTCAACTAGTTAGAGGAAATGCTAGCAAATTGGCATTGCATAAAGATGATTTGATGGACGAAGAGTTGGAAGAAAGAAAACTACCCAAAAGAATATAAAGAATATTTAGAGAGAAACCTCATAAAGATGGTGATTGAAATATTAGTTAATTGGTGAAAAAAagttttgttgatgattggTGTCATGGTCTAATACGAAACATTATAGTGCATAAATTTAGATGTAGATGTAAAGAAAGAGACAAATGCATCGATTGTGGTCTTAGCTAAATAGGGAATGTCTTTAAATATTGTCACGGGAATTAACATGGTTGAGGTTGTCCCAAACCTACGTAGCCGCTGCTTCCGCTGCTGTGTTTAGTAGATAACTAATCTTTTGTTGCTCACActccataaaataaaatagtaaaatagaaaaatagaataaaattttatgttatcCTCATTGTTCTTATCATCAATAATTGATGGCCAACAACAAAGGAACCATGACAGTCGAACACGCTGTCCCATGTTCAGTGTCCTCTATAAGATATTTTTCTGTCTCGAAATCTGAACATTGACTATTGACTAAACGAGagagagttaaaaaaaaatctaatctacatttcaTCATAACAATCTCGCCATGATTTTCTCATCAATCATGGGGATTCCCTACAACAACACATCACATTTTGACCTCACAAATTACAACACCTCTACACTACACTACactaaactaaactaaactaaactgcattttttttttcattttctgggATGAGGATTACATTGATGATGAGGATGACCTTAAACATTAGCATACAAAAACATTAGCTAATTGCTGCAGTGCCATTTTCGATTGATtggtagaagaagaagaaggatagGGTCAGGTTGAAGAGGGTATATTGCAGTTGGTGGATTTGGACTTGTCGAGAATCGACCACATAACTTGAACATCTTCATACCCACATGCCATCACTTCCCCGTGCAGATCCATCACTCGCCTCTCTTGCTCTGCAAATTCACACCACTAAAACTCATCACAATCACAAtcataacataacataacataCAAAAGTAAGCAAATACTAGAGATTTAGTTGAAGATAAGGTTGTCGAGACCTGGTTGAGACTTCTTTTGATCCCTTGGTGGGTTGTTGTTGAAAAAGGTGCAAGCTTTTTTGAAGGGTGTCGTGATGGTTTTCTTCCAAGAGGCCATTTGGATGAAGAAATGGTGTTTTTGAGTGGAGGTTatataagaagaagatgaagcagagagagtgagagagagagagagagagagagagaaagcaaGATCCGTGAGATGAGGAGGGATGAAAAATGAGTCCTTTTTATTCATAGAAGGATGATGAGTTAGTTCCCTTATCTCATTGATTAAGCGAAAGAAGGGTCGGCTACTGCTGCAAAGCACATGCTCCACGCTCCCTCACAAAGACACACTCCTTCACTTACACGTGATCACTTTTCCACTTCATTCTACTATTATTTATTGCTAACTGGaccccctctctctctctctgtcaaATAAGTTAACCTATCCCCTTTTTTTCCAACTTCACCACCCTCCTCTAATCTTCTCactcatcattattattaaccTTTCTATTTTCAAACTTCAAACCTTCCTGccttctatttttaattattttatttcaaattttaaatatatacaaaaaaaactaattatagaTATGTAATGTGGAAAACTCAATTGTTTGCTTGTCTCTTATGACACTTTATCTTATACTATTTAAtgagtttgttttcctttattatattattttaagattttgttttaatatagaGTTATGTAAGATTTATATTAACttatacaataatattaaaatttaaaatccaagACTTTTTCATATTACAGCGTTACTATAACATAATAGAATATCTTTGAAAAagcaaatattaaatttaagaacCTAAAAATTACATGTTAGATTCACACAGTCTGATAGTCGATTTGACTCCTCAAGCAACAGTGCAATACTAAGTTGGCAATTCTTATCTCTTTCTCGTATTACtttataatatgtgaaaatTCATAACATCTCTTTAGTAGATCTTAATAGTCATTGGTAAATCACATTTCTTCCTTCATGTCGGTGTCAatgaataattttgtatttgtttatgacgctagttttttttctttatcataacatatcattcattatattttacattttcattgtgttttttttttactgtgtgTTACTGGTGGAGGGACCTGAAATGCAGGTCTGTAATTTCTGAGGCTTATGTAATGAGAAAAAGCCATTGGACAATGGCTCAGTTCCCCACTTCGTGGCATGTGATGATAATGATATGATATGGGGAATGGGAACGTGGAAGATTGGACAACACAAACAAACCAACCAAAGGAAGGAACCCTAATCCCTGTGGGGTCTTCCTCCACCATGCCCTTCATTTTCAGCCCTATCTAGTACCCAATTTTCTCactaataatactttttttactttgtattaAACATTGTTCATTCACTTTATGACATCTAATAATATTCGTCAACAAAAAAATCTAGCTGTCGACCTTtgctttttttcttcatttaccCTAAAcgaattttaaattgtattaacATAAACCCACTTTGACACCACCGAAAAAAGTAGTCTTGGTATTCATACTGAATGTGAACACTGAGTGACGGTGCCGTTGATTCTAATCATGAGTTGACAAAGACATAGCCAATTAAGTAATTAATGACTAATCATACATTTTTAGCTTCCCAATGCACCTTAATTTGGTTTCAGAATCTTCCGTCCCCCAATACCTTCCTTATAAAGTGTGTTTGGTCTTTGTTTACAGCAACATAAATCTGCAAATCAAACAAAGTTGCATCGAAATTACTGAAAGATATTGAAAGTCAACATATATTGCCTTACCTTAGGGTGTCTGAAAACCCTTAAACAATGATATGCTATGATAGTGTGATATCCACATTCACAtaccaattattattattatttttttttacgatCTAAGGTTTCTCTGACGTATTCTGagatttatttgaatttttaaggACAGTGTATAATGCAGAGGGACGATGAATGTTGTAACGGTATTGTGCTGCATGTCCTTTGATCTCATTACAAATAGCTATTTACTTTGATTTTCAGTTTAGCTATTAGACTCTGTTTATTCCTTGTCACATGCAATGTACCAATGAAGGACATGTGAACAGTACAAATTATTGTTGGGACGATTATTGTTGTATAAATGATGACAACAAAACCTTATTGTCTTGAGGACAGAAAATAATAGCGTGTATGATTGAGGATGAATTGAGATGATTGGCACGTTTTTTTTATGGTTATGTTTCACtacttttctaatattttgtaTCTGACTCATTTAATTTGACTGCAAGATAAATAAAGTCCGAGTAAAAGTTGTTTTGGCAAATATATTTGAACCATTCGACGTTAAATTCAACACATCATTGTTTCCGTAACTATGTAATTATTGGCACATGATTTTCACATGTAAAACATACACTAGGTAACCTCATTTAAGTATGTTTTATCTGGAGCTGTCAAAATAGATTGGGTTGAAATATTTTACAGATTTTAATACGGGTTGActtttgacccggctcatctAGAATCCGACTCACTCGGATTGAACCCGTGGTGTGCCGGGTTGGCTCACaaacccgcagataaaaggctcacacaagtattttttatttatttttattaagttgggctttacatgatttgggtcatgttaagttgttttttttatcaacacataaataatttgtatttttttttgtttatatttgaattgtcttaaagtttatttagattttaattagaattacaatttagttttgattcaaaaaaaaattaaaaaaattatttttttaattaagtgaacccgtgagctaacccgtttaacccgtcaaCCCATAGTGAACCGGACcgagtttgaatttttttggctcgctaaaaagtgagtcgggttgggttgacttACTAAATCATCAACCTGTGGTGGGTCGAGCCGGGTCGGACCGAATTACCCGTTTTAACAACTCTAGTTTTATCTAATTACTAAGTTTAATTAGAATACTTTGAAGTATTTTATCTTCTGTTTTTACCGGAATCGGGGAGTATGAACTTTTGTACATGAGGTAAGATCTGAATGGATTGGAAATCTTGATGTATGCTCTTCATGGCTGGAACACAAGGAAAGATCTGCCTGCAAAAGATTATTTGACGCtaagttaataaaaaagtttggaCCTTTTAAAGTAAGAGAGAATGAGTATAAGAGAATGTGTGTATTCTTTGGAAATACTAACCAATATTAACCAATATTAATAGAATATTAACCAATATTAATAGAATAACAACTTAccttaaagaaataataataataataataataataataataataataataatttggcACCTTACCCGATATACCaaatattatgtaaatattttgtaCAAATGAATATCAAGACGTAATTCGATATTTATCATAGTTATCGTTAATAGttaatatgtgaatatttgTCCCAATAGATGTATCTTAGCGTGTGTTTGATTCTACGTCAAATTGATATAGAATTGATTATCTAACACAAAATGAGCATGTGTTTAGTtttctaaaatcaattaaaggataaaaaattcACGTTAAATGAGAAATAACTAATTCTTGTTTCTGCGTTGGAGAATTGATTTAGTTGGAATCAATTCTCCAACACCGAACTAAACACACCCTTAGAATAATGTGTAGTGTTTCTGGTCATGAGGCTAATTGGGCCTTATTGTTTATGTAACTCTGTAATTATTGGCACATGATTTTCACATGTAAAACATACACTATGTAACCTTTGAAGTGTTTTATCTTGTATATTTATCGAAATT contains:
- the LOC114177221 gene encoding uncharacterized protein LOC114177221; the encoded protein is MNKKDSFFIPPHLTDLAFSLSLSLSLTLSASSSSYITSTQKHHFFIQMASWKKTITTPFKKACTFFNNNPPRDQKKSQPEQERRVMDLHGEVMACGYEDVQVMWSILDKSKSTNCNIPSST